Sequence from the Methanobacterium alkalithermotolerans genome:
ATATTATATATTCACCAGGGATCTCATCCGGTTCATGGGGCATTTGCATCTGTTATAACATCTAATTATGTTAATGCAGGTAATACTTATTTTCAAATGTTTTTAAGATTATTTAATTCAATTAAAGATATTAATTATGATATAGCTTTTTTAGAAGGTGGAATGTGTTTGCCCTATGCTTACATTAAAAAGCTTTTTAATCCGCGTATGAAGATAATTCTTTTAAATGCAGACAATTTTTTTTATATTCTACCACGTTCTAATTGGATAAAATTCAATATAATGATATTTTTCTTGTCTTATGTTGATAATATAATTGCTATTTCGGCCATGAATAAAATTGAAGCATCAAAATACTTTGCAGGAGATATTAAAGTAGTAAATTCATTTGGAGTTAATAACTATTTCCATAACAATCCCCATCTTAATTCTAATAAGTTACTATTTATTGGTAGCCATAGATTAGATAAAAGATATGATTTACTCATTAAAGCTGTAGAATTACTAAATAATGAAAAATTTAAATTTGAATTGTATTTAGTTGGTTCCTGTTGTGATAATATTGATGTTGATTTTCCTTGGCTGCATAAGGAGGGTTTTCAAAAAAATATTAAATATTATTTTGAAAAATGTTCGATGTATATACATCCTTCTGATTTTGATCCGTGTCCTGTAACAATATTTGAGGCAATGTCTGCAGGTATTTTAACATTAATCACTAAATGTACAGGACAATCCGATATTTTTAGTAAAAATAATCTGGGATGCTTAATTTTAGAAGATAATGACCCGGAAATAATAGCTGAAAAAATTAACGAAATTTACCAAAAACCATTTTCATGGAAAAAAAAAATTTCCCGGCAATGTGTTAATACCAGTAAAAAATACTCCCAAAAAAATCAAACTGAAAAATTTTCAGCAATTTTTAAAAAAATATGTCAGGATTATTCAGATTAAATAATATTTTTTCTATTCCCCTATGTTAAATGTATGAGCTTAAAAAAAGTCATTAGCTTTAAAAAAGGGTAAAAATAGGAGAGATTTATTAAAACTGATTTTATTTTAATATATTACTCCACTGTAACACACTTTGCCAGATTCTTAGGTTTATCTGGATCAATACCCCGGGCCACACTCATATAATAAGAAAGTAGCTGTAAGGGCACCACATAAGGGATGGGGGACATAATTTCATCAATAGAATCATCCACTCCAATCACATCTTCTGCTTCTGACTGGAGATTTTCATCACTTTCTGCCCCCACGGCAATTACATGGGCTCCTCGGGCTCTTACTTCTTCTACATTACTAACGGTCTTATCATGGCTTTCTCCTGGTGGAGTAACTGCAACCACAGGTACTTCGTCATCAATTAAAGCCAGGGGGCCGTGTTTTAATTCTCCAGCTGCATAGCCCTCCCCATGGATATAGGTTATTTCTTTTAGTTTCAGGGCACCTTCCAGGGCAGTAGGGTAGGAAAATCCTCTTCCAATAAAGAAAAAGTCCTGGGCATCCCGGTATTTTTGAGCTATAGCTTTAATGTAATCTTCATTATCCAGCATGTTCTGTATTATCTGGGGTATTTCGTGTAGTTTATCAACCAGATCACCATGCTTACATAATAATCCTGCCAGCATATATATGCAGGTTAGCTGACTGATATAAGTCTTGGTGGCCGCCACTCCAATTTCTGGGCCTGCCCGGGTGTAAATTATGTAATCTGCTTCCCGGGTAGCGGTACTTCCCAGAACATTTACGATAGCCAATGTTTTTGAGGTATTTTTAGCCGTTCTAAGTGCTTTAAGAGTATCTGCTGTTTCCCCTGATTGGCTGATTAATATAACCAGAGTATCTTTATCCAGAGACCCTGCAGAATATTTAAATTCAGAGGCCAGTATAACATCGGTGGGTATTCCTCCCAGACTTTCAAACAGGTATTTGCCAATTAAAGAAGCATGATAGGATGTCCCGCAGGCTACAAAACAAATCCTTTTAACATTTCCCATTTTATTAACTATTTTTTCTATATCTGTTAATTCCATAAGGGTGTTTTTAATAGCTTCTGGTTGTTCATGTATTTCTTTAATCATGAAATGATCGTAACCTCCTTTTTCTGCCATATCAGGAGTCCAATCAATTATGTGAACCTCTTTTTTAATTATTTCCCCTAATTTATTCTTAATAGTGATTCCCTTTTTCTCCAGGATTACCATCTCATCGTCTTCCAGGTATATGATGTTTTTGGTATGCTTTAGGATAGCAGGTACGTCTGAAGCAAGGAAATACTCTCCGTCTCCTTTTCCTACAATTAAGGGACTTTCTTTTCTAACCCCAATAATTTTTCCAGGTTCTAAACTTGACATTACTGCAATAGCATATGATCCATGAACATATTTTAAAGCAGCCCTTACAGAATCCTCTAAATTGCTGCCGGATTTCATGTACTTTTCTATGAGATGCGGTAAGATTTCTGTGTCTGTTTCAGATTTGAATACATGTCCCTGGGAAATTAAATCTGATTTAAGTTCCTTGAAATTTTCTATAATACCGTTGTGAACTACAGAAACCGTACCATTACAGTCGGTATGGGGATGAGAATTGGCTTTAGTGGGTATTCCATGAGTGGCCCACCTTACATGGGCAATACCCATATTTCCTGGCAAATCAGAAAGCCTTACTTTTTTATCAACTTCACTAATTTTTCCGCTGTCCTTTTTGATGTGAATCTCTGAAGTGAGCGTAGCAATGCCCACAGAATCATAACCCCTATATTCAAGTTTTTTAACACATTCTAATAATATAGGAGCTGCCTTTTCTTTTTTTAAGATACATCCAACTATTCCACACATCATTTCACCTTTAAGACCTGTTGGTCATAATTTCTGTTATTATTTGATTTTATTATAAATTTTAAATCTGCAGTGATATCAATGGATATCATTATATTTAATCAAAACCACAATATATCACTATAATTTAATTTACATCTATATAAGCCTTTGAGCACAATTAATTTAAGAAGATATGACATTAATTAGTTTTTATATTAGGATTCAGTTGCGGTGATGTTATGAAATACAATGTAGAAGTAAAGATTAGCCTAAAAAAAGGGATGTTAAATCCTGAAGCATCAACCATCCAAAGAGCACTTGCCCTTTTGGGTTATAATGTCCATGAAACAGATACTATTGATATTGTAAAGTTTTCTATGGATGAGGATAGTGAAGAACTGGTAAAAAATGAAGTAGAAGACATGTGCCAGAGACTCCTGTGCAATCCGGTGATTCATGATTATATGATAGATATTAATCCTCAAGAGGATTAAATGGATATAAAGATATAAACGAGGATTCAATAATGAAAGTTGGAGTAATAAGGTTTCCTGGTTCTAACTGTGATCGGGATGTTTATCATGCCCTGAAACTGGCTGGAGGAGAACCCGAATATGTCTGGTGGAAGGAAAATGATCTTTTGCATATGGACGCAGTGGTTATTCCAGGTGGATTTTCTTATGGTGACTATTTAAGGGCAGGTGCTATTGCAGCCATAACCCCGGTAATCGAAGGTATAAAAAAATTGGTGGCAGAAGAAAAACCAGTTTTAGGAATATGTAATGGTGCTCAAATATTATCTGAGGTGGGACTTGTACCAGGAGTATTCACCGTTAATGAAAACCCTAAATTTAACTGCCAGTGGACTCAGCTTAAGGTTAAAACAAACAGAACTCCTTTTACCCGGAGTTTTAAGAAAGACCAGCTAATAAAAATGCCGGTGGCCCATGCTGAAGGTCGTTATTATAATCCTGATCTGGATTTGCTTCAGGACCAGGATCAAATTGTTCTAAAATTCCAAGGTGAGAACCCTAATGGGTCTCTGGAAGGCATAACTGGGGTTTGTGATGAGAGTGGTTTAGTATGTGCAGTCATGCCCCACCCGGAAAGAGCATCAGAATCCATATTGGGTTCATCTGATGGATTAAACTTTTTTAAGGGAATGATAAATTATTAAATTAAAAAATTTATTCCAGAAGGAATATCCCAATCTAAAACTATTTTTTATATAGGTATAGCTAAAGAAATATAATTACTGGCTTAAAAATCTAAATTAAGATGAGTTTTAGTATGGATTATGATTATCATAATTTTGCACACGGCCCTTGCAAGGATCTTAAGCACTAAAAAATAGTTTAACCATATAACGGAATTTATATTCAAATTTCTGTCTTAAATTGAAATTATCAAAGAGGTTGAATACATGGTAGTATATTTAGTAGGAGCCGGACCAGGAGATCCGGAACTGATCACACTTAAAGCAGTAAAAGCACTGGAAAAAGCAGATGTAGTCATTTATGATCGTTTAGCTAATGAAGAGATTTTAAAACATGCTAAAGGGGCCAAATTGATATATGTGGGCAAAAAAGCAGGTGAGCATTATAAAAGTCAGGATGAAATCAACCACATCCTGGTAGAAGAAGCTAAAAATAACTCTGTTGTGGTCCGGCTTAAAGGAGGAGATCCTTTTGTATTTGGAAGAGGTGGAGAAGAGGTTTTAACTCTTTTAGATGAAGGATTAGAAGTAGAGATGATTCCAGGGGTTACCTCTGCTATTGGAGTACCCACCACCATTGGTCTCCCGGTTACTCACCGGGGAGTAGCCACATCTTTTACTGTAGTCACCGGACATGAAGATCCAACTAAAAAAGAAAAACAGGTTAAATGGGATTATACTGCAGATACTGTAGTAGTTTTAATGGGAATTGGTCAAATTAAAGAGAATACTGAAGAATTGATGAAATACAGGGATCCTAAAACTCCTGTATGTGTTATTGAAAATGGAACCAGCCCTGAAGAGAAAATTATACTGGGTACCCTGGAAAATATTGCTCAGAAAGAGATTAATCCTCCCGCACTTTTAGTTATTGGAAATGTAGTGGATGTTTTCAAACAAATAAATCAAATTAAATGATTAATTTAAAAGAGGTTAATTATGAAGGGGTTAAAAGGGAAAAAAATTGTGATTACCAGACCTGCAGAAAGAGCCACAGATTCAGTTGAAATGGTTAAATCTTACGGTGCAATCCCCATCGTAACACCTACCATTGAACTTAAAGATTCCAAGCCGGAAGAAATGTTGAAACTATGCAGCATCATTAATGAATTGAATTGGCTAATTTTTACGTCTCCAAGAGCCATAGAATCGTTTTTCAAATATTGTAATCTAAATGATGCTCCTGGCTTAAAAATTGCAGTTATAGGTCCTAAAACTGGTGAAAAATTGCAGGAATTTGGGGTTAAACCACACTTAATACCTGAGGAATATACTGCCGAGGGTTTGCTAGAGGCTTTTGAAAAAATTGAAATTGCAGGGATGAAAATTGGCCTCCCCCGGACTATGGTTGCAAGATATACACTTCCCCACGGTCTCAAAAATAGGGGTGCTGAAGTGATCCTGGCCGACGCATATAAATCAGAAATCCCTGAGGACAAGTCAAAGATCTACGAGCTGATTGATAATATATTAAACCATAAAATTGATATTATAATGTTCACCAGTCCTTTAACTGTAAAAAATCTCCTTAAAACAGCAAAAGATGAAGGCAAAGAAGAAGTGGTGGATTTATTGCGAAATAAAGAAATAATTGTTGCTGCAATTGGCCCGATTACTAAAAAAGTTCTGGATTCATATGAAATCGAGCCAGTTATGCCTGATGTTTACACCTTCAAGGACATGCTGGAGAAACTAGCCCAAGTGATGGATAATTAATGAGGTTGGTATTATGAAAACTATTATCTGGCCAGTTTATATTGATTCAAAAAAATCCAGAAAAGAGGGTAGAAAAATTCCAAAAAAAGAAGCTGTATCTTCACCTTCTTTAAGTGATATTTCCCGGGCAGCACGAAAATTGAATTTAAGTCCAAAAACTGAGAATAATAAGTCTTTTCCAGGGTCATGGTATGATAATTCAGGTCGAGTTATTGTGGAAAGGGGGGAAATATCTAAAAGGGAAATCCTTTTAAAAATAAGTAATATGATAAAAGGTACTCGTTCCTGAAATGAGCTATTTATTTTTTTAAATTAATGATGATGGGCAAGTAAAGCCTCGACATACTTATTAACCTGAAACTCTTAATAATAATAAAATTAGAATAGTTATTATGATTGCTTATAGTTATTATAAAGAAATCAAATAGTCAGGGGAATATAAAATGACTCCCATTTTACCTGAAAAAATGAATAAATCTTTTTCTAAAGCCCAGGAAATGCTTAAATCAGCAGAAGATATAAAAGTCTACTCCCACAATGATTGTGATGGAATAAGTTCCGGGGCTATTTTATCCTCTCTTCTGGACCGACTGGACAAAGAACATGAAATTGAATTTATAAGTCTGGATAAACTGAAGGATCTGAAAATAAACAATGAACTAACCATATTTTCTGATTTAGGCTCAGGGCAGAGTATTGATAAAATTTCTACATCATCATCCCGAATACTGGTACTGGACCACCATCCCCCCCTAAGGTCTTTGAATTATAATTCTAAACTTTCTGGAAGATTTTTAGAAATAAACCCCCTCTTCTATGGTATTGATGGTTCTTATGAAATTTCAGGAGGGGGAATGTGTTATTTACTTGCTAAAAAATTTGGATTTTATAATTTAAGTTGGATTGGTGTTCTTTCTGCAGTGGGAGACATGCAAAATACTCGCACTGGTAAATTAGAAGGTATTAATAAATCAATTCTCCAGGATGCTACCAACCATGGCCTGGTGGATTCTGCTGCAGATCTCTCTATTTATGGTAGACAAACCCGCCCATTAATTATCGCTTTATCCTATTTCAGCGATGTAACTCTCCCTATAACTAATAACAAAACAGAAGTAATCTTATTATTAAAAAAACTGGGTATTGATCGACGATGTGATAATAGATTACGTACCCTCTCTGATTTAACATCAGATGAGAAAACACGGCTTTTTTCTGAACTGGTTAAATTACTATCCCGGGAAGTTCCTGAAAAATATATCAAATATGTTCCTAAACTGGTAACCGGGGATTATTATGAATTTTTAAATGAGGAAGAAAAAACTCCATTAAGAGACGCTTCTGAATTTTCAACTGCAGTGAATGCATGCAGCAGAAATAAAAATCCAGAGGTGGCTCTTGATATATTAAAAGGAGATAGAGTACTGGCCATGGATGAACTGGAACGTTTAACCAGAAAGCACCGTCAATATCTGGCGGAAAAAATACGGATGATTGAAGATAATGAATTAATTGTACCTCTAAATAACCTGCAGTACTTCCATGGTCATGGAATTAAAAGTGAGGTGGTAGGTACCATTACCGGTATGGTTCTAAGTCATGGGGATTGGAGAAAGCCTATAATTGGGTTTTCTCATGTTGATAATGGAGAAGATCTTTTAAAAGTTTCTTTGAGATGTTCCCGACTTTTAGCTTATGATGGAATACACTTTGGCCATATTATACGAAAAATTGCCTCTAAAGTGGGGGGTAGTGGGGGTGGACATGCAGTTGCCTGTGGGGCGTATATCCCTTCTAAAAATCAGGACGAATTTTTAAAAATATTCAACAGCACTCTAAAAGGCATAATTAACTGATTTATTAACCACTGCATTTATTAATCTATTAAAATATAGTCTTAATATAAAATATCCTCTGTTAAACTACACTTTGAAATAAAAGATAAGGTTTTATCATGAAAATATTCAAAAAAAGAGGCGAAATGACTCATTTTCAAATTTTAGCAGAAATTGCAAAACAAGAACCTCATTTAAGACAAAAAGATATTGCCGATGAGTTAGGAATAACTGTACAGGCAGTTTCAGAAAATTTAAAGAGTTTGTTAGATGCTGGATTTGTAGAATCAGGAACAGGGCGTTCACCTTACAAAATTACCAAAAGAGGAATTGATAAATTAAAAAAACAAGCACTGGATTTGCGGAAATATTCTGAAACTGTACTGGATACCATGAATACCTACAAATCTATCTGGCCGGCCATTGCCAGTGAAAATTTGAATTCAGGAGATAGAGTAGGTCTCTTTATGGATGATGGTACTCTGTATGCTACTAAAGCCTCAACATCAGCCCAGGGTGAAGTATTAAATGATGCTCAAAAAGGAGAAGATGTGGCCTTAATGGGACTGGAAGGAATTATTGA
This genomic interval carries:
- a CDS encoding uroporphyrinogen-III synthase; the encoded protein is MKGLKGKKIVITRPAERATDSVEMVKSYGAIPIVTPTIELKDSKPEEMLKLCSIINELNWLIFTSPRAIESFFKYCNLNDAPGLKIAVIGPKTGEKLQEFGVKPHLIPEEYTAEGLLEAFEKIEIAGMKIGLPRTMVARYTLPHGLKNRGAEVILADAYKSEIPEDKSKIYELIDNILNHKIDIIMFTSPLTVKNLLKTAKDEGKEEVVDLLRNKEIIVAAIGPITKKVLDSYEIEPVMPDVYTFKDMLEKLAQVMDN
- the cobA gene encoding uroporphyrinogen-III C-methyltransferase → MVVYLVGAGPGDPELITLKAVKALEKADVVIYDRLANEEILKHAKGAKLIYVGKKAGEHYKSQDEINHILVEEAKNNSVVVRLKGGDPFVFGRGGEEVLTLLDEGLEVEMIPGVTSAIGVPTTIGLPVTHRGVATSFTVVTGHEDPTKKEKQVKWDYTADTVVVLMGIGQIKENTEELMKYRDPKTPVCVIENGTSPEEKIILGTLENIAQKEINPPALLVIGNVVDVFKQINQIK
- a CDS encoding signal recognition particle subunit SRP19/SEC65 family protein; amino-acid sequence: MKTIIWPVYIDSKKSRKEGRKIPKKEAVSSPSLSDISRAARKLNLSPKTENNKSFPGSWYDNSGRVIVERGEISKREILLKISNMIKGTRS
- the purQ gene encoding phosphoribosylformylglycinamidine synthase subunit PurQ is translated as MKVGVIRFPGSNCDRDVYHALKLAGGEPEYVWWKENDLLHMDAVVIPGGFSYGDYLRAGAIAAITPVIEGIKKLVAEEKPVLGICNGAQILSEVGLVPGVFTVNENPKFNCQWTQLKVKTNRTPFTRSFKKDQLIKMPVAHAEGRYYNPDLDLLQDQDQIVLKFQGENPNGSLEGITGVCDESGLVCAVMPHPERASESILGSSDGLNFFKGMINY
- the recJ gene encoding single-stranded-DNA-specific exonuclease RecJ gives rise to the protein MTPILPEKMNKSFSKAQEMLKSAEDIKVYSHNDCDGISSGAILSSLLDRLDKEHEIEFISLDKLKDLKINNELTIFSDLGSGQSIDKISTSSSRILVLDHHPPLRSLNYNSKLSGRFLEINPLFYGIDGSYEISGGGMCYLLAKKFGFYNLSWIGVLSAVGDMQNTRTGKLEGINKSILQDATNHGLVDSAADLSIYGRQTRPLIIALSYFSDVTLPITNNKTEVILLLKKLGIDRRCDNRLRTLSDLTSDEKTRLFSELVKLLSREVPEKYIKYVPKLVTGDYYEFLNEEEKTPLRDASEFSTAVNACSRNKNPEVALDILKGDRVLAMDELERLTRKHRQYLAEKIRMIEDNELIVPLNNLQYFHGHGIKSEVVGTITGMVLSHGDWRKPIIGFSHVDNGEDLLKVSLRCSRLLAYDGIHFGHIIRKIASKVGGSGGGHAVACGAYIPSKNQDEFLKIFNSTLKGIIN
- the glmS gene encoding glutamine--fructose-6-phosphate transaminase (isomerizing) — its product is MCGIVGCILKKEKAAPILLECVKKLEYRGYDSVGIATLTSEIHIKKDSGKISEVDKKVRLSDLPGNMGIAHVRWATHGIPTKANSHPHTDCNGTVSVVHNGIIENFKELKSDLISQGHVFKSETDTEILPHLIEKYMKSGSNLEDSVRAALKYVHGSYAIAVMSSLEPGKIIGVRKESPLIVGKGDGEYFLASDVPAILKHTKNIIYLEDDEMVILEKKGITIKNKLGEIIKKEVHIIDWTPDMAEKGGYDHFMIKEIHEQPEAIKNTLMELTDIEKIVNKMGNVKRICFVACGTSYHASLIGKYLFESLGGIPTDVILASEFKYSAGSLDKDTLVILISQSGETADTLKALRTAKNTSKTLAIVNVLGSTATREADYIIYTRAGPEIGVAATKTYISQLTCIYMLAGLLCKHGDLVDKLHEIPQIIQNMLDNEDYIKAIAQKYRDAQDFFFIGRGFSYPTALEGALKLKEITYIHGEGYAAGELKHGPLALIDDEVPVVAVTPPGESHDKTVSNVEEVRARGAHVIAVGAESDENLQSEAEDVIGVDDSIDEIMSPIPYVVPLQLLSYYMSVARGIDPDKPKNLAKCVTVE
- a CDS encoding DUF7839 domain-containing protein, which translates into the protein MKIFKKRGEMTHFQILAEIAKQEPHLRQKDIADELGITVQAVSENLKSLLDAGFVESGTGRSPYKITKRGIDKLKKQALDLRKYSETVLDTMNTYKSIWPAIASENLNSGDRVGLFMDDGTLYATKASTSAQGEVLNDAQKGEDVALMGLEGIIELKTGKVVILNLPTIQEGGSRATDLEKIKKIYHMGFDRVGIMGTVSRAVADKLDIKVDFEFATPYSTLAATKRGLNVLVFAVGKMNRSITNKLEEEGIHYSLEDVKKDIN
- a CDS encoding glycosyltransferase yields the protein MNKKILYIHQGSHPVHGAFASVITSNYVNAGNTYFQMFLRLFNSIKDINYDIAFLEGGMCLPYAYIKKLFNPRMKIILLNADNFFYILPRSNWIKFNIMIFFLSYVDNIIAISAMNKIEASKYFAGDIKVVNSFGVNNYFHNNPHLNSNKLLFIGSHRLDKRYDLLIKAVELLNNEKFKFELYLVGSCCDNIDVDFPWLHKEGFQKNIKYYFEKCSMYIHPSDFDPCPVTIFEAMSAGILTLITKCTGQSDIFSKNNLGCLILEDNDPEIIAEKINEIYQKPFSWKKKISRQCVNTSKKYSQKNQTEKFSAIFKKICQDYSD
- the purS gene encoding phosphoribosylformylglycinamidine synthase subunit PurS, which produces MKYNVEVKISLKKGMLNPEASTIQRALALLGYNVHETDTIDIVKFSMDEDSEELVKNEVEDMCQRLLCNPVIHDYMIDINPQED